The genomic DNA ATGTTTTGGAGCTGCATCATGGGGAGTGccttaatattttaaatgaataaaccaACGTGTAAAGAATTCCATCACTTACATCACTTAATTATTTGGGCCAATACAATAATAATATAGCACAGACCATTTATCAccatcccaccccccaagaaCTATCATCCTGCACAATTAGCTGAGGGCATTTTACCGTAGTAATAATTTTTTCTGAATATTGTGGGGATGCATAGTTGGCAAAATAGACCATGGAAGGCTAGAAATTAAGCCAAAGGCTGTAGGCTACCTGCTGTAGGAGATTTCCTCCTGACTTTATTTCCTTAGCTGTAATGTCTAGTGTAATTTGCTTTCGGGATCTTCTGGATCACTTGGGGAGTTCTCATACCAGCAGCAGATGTTGGGAATTGAAACTCCATGCTGTCCTGAAGATGTGCATGGCAAGCTGTCCCAAACATCACAACTGGAATAAGAAGAGTTGCCAAGTTGAAGCTTTCTGCAAAGCAGATAATATAGCACATAGACTGGTCCTTTAGAACATGATTCATGGGATTTCCCCCCTATTTGTTATGAAATGAAGCCTAACAATTTAACTTTGCTCCTAGGTAGGTGGAATGAGATGACCTTaagcaatattttaaatattttgtgctggtattattttcttttccataGAATATGCAAGGTTCCATGCTGACTATCAGTTTTGGAGACTGGATGGAATTACCTGGATACACATTTAAAGACTGGACTGCTACCAAGCGAAGGTGAGGACTGTAACATTCTTGTAATGACTGATGGGGGGGAAATTGCTTCTGTCAGTGGATGGAGAATCAAAAGTTTCAATGAGTTGTGATCTATTTTTCAAAAGTACAAGAAGCTCTTGTACATGTAATTTAATAATGCTAACAGCTTGTAAACAATGGGCTACCATTCTGACACTTGAGCTTaagacatttaatttaatttaatttgtagaTTAGATAACCAGGGCTGCTGAATGAGATGGGACACAGAAGAGCCGACTGCCAAATTTTCTACCTCCCCTATTTTTGAAAAACTCACATAGTCTCAGCATTGACCTCTGTATTTTTGAGAATTCAGTAGTCAACTTAGCCTAGCATGTTTTTGCTCAGTTTAAGTACTTCTCACAATTGTGAGCAAAGGAGTGCCAGTGGATTCCGCTGAATGTGGTAAAAATACATGATTTCAGAATTTAAAGTTGAACTTAGCTGCTCATGATTTAAAAATTCCCTCTTGGGCAGCAAATTTAGGACCCTCCCTCCTTTGTTGTACATACTATAGAgtttcattgggttttttttctgggaaaAGTATATCATAATTTCCCTGAAACCAAATCTTCTGTTACTACATAATTCTTTAAATATGTTTCATGCTTGCATTCATAACTAGATTGATTGTACTGCCAGTGGTTTTCAGACTTGTATGTTTAAAGAgctaagtaaaaataataaactagCTTTTTGGGGTTCCTGGGGTAGGACCTCAGGTATATGGCCTCAAATTGTTACTGTATATATATCGCATATGATCTACAGCCCTTCCATTCAATTCAGGGGCTGGAAATGTAAATACTATTTTATTTAATTGCAATATGGGGTTGATTGACAGGTGCATATGCAAAAGTCAGAAAAGAGTTTGAGCCATCACTCACAAATGTCTGTGCCTTGCTTGGAACATCATGCTTTGAAAGCTATTCGTCTGCATCTGCACATAACAGAAAGCCAAGAATCTTTGCTTAATAACCCATACTATACTGAACTGAACACCGATGCAGGACCACCATTGCTCCTGCTTCACTCCTCCCCTGTGTGAGCagggaaacaaaccaggaaggtgatagcttagcattatgtccaaactcCTGTTCATAGGTTTATTTTGCCCTAAAAAGCCAGGATTCATATCTCAACAACAAAGCATACATTAATGCTGGTTAAGCATCCTGGCTTGTTGGGGCAAAACAAATCCAGTATAAGCAGTGAAAACATTTCAAATACCGTAATAAATCAtgccaaaaagaaagaacaaatgtACCGATCTAATGCAGAAGCTGAAAATTCTTTCTGTAGCCATCTGACCTGAATATGGCAGTACAGTCACATTGCAAGTTTAGGGAGGTGTTCCTGTGGTGAATGTGAACGGTAAACTAAACGTGAATAATCAGATTTGATCTTTATCTTTTTCAGAAATATAAAGTGTGACAGAGTTCTGCCAGAGCAAATTGCTAGCTATTACAAGCACTATGTTAAAGTCATGGGCCTTCAAAAAAACTTCAGGGAAAACACGTACATAACATCTGTCTCAAGGCTTTACCGAGAACAGGACGATGAAGATGAAAGTGAAGTGAGTGAAGATGTTTTGCCACAACATTTGCAACTGGAAGAGCAAGGTGGACAGACTATACTGATCAAGAGAAACTGGGAAATCAGAGGTTATCAGAGGGCAGCAGATGGCTCTCATGTGCCATTCTGTTTGTTTGCTGAGAATGTTGTTCTTGCCACTGGAACTTTTGATTCTCCTGGCAGACTCCAAGTAGAAGGTGAAGACTTTCCTTTCGTTCTGCATTCCATATCTGAGTTTGGCGCTGCTGTCGACAAAGGAATATTATGTGGGAAAGCAGACCCAGTCTTGATCATAGGTGGTGGACTTACAGCGGCTGATGCAGTTCTGTGTGCTCATAACAACAACATCCCTGTAATTCATGCATTCCGTAGGAGGGTTACTGATCCAAGTTTGATTTTCAAACAGTTGCCTAAAAAGCTTTACCCCGAATACCATAAGGTCTACCATATGATGTGCACTCAGTCAGTCACTACAGACTATAATTTGCACCATGCTTATACCAGTTTTCCAGAACATCGGGTCCTTTCATTTCAGCCAGATATGAAATGTGTCCTGCAGAGTGCCTCTGGATTGAAGAAGATCTTAAAGTTCTCTGTAGCCTTAGTGTTAATAGGTTCTCATCCTAACCTATGCTTCCTGAAGGGCCAAGGCCAGGGTATAGGCCATAACCCAAATGAACCAATTACGTGCAAGGGTAACCCTATTGAAATTGATCCATATACATATGAGTGCACAAAGGAACCCAATCTTTTTGCAGTAGGTCCACTGATTGGAGACAATTTTGTacgttttttaaaagggggggcacTGGGCATTACACGGCATTTGGTCACGAAGCAGAAGCATCAACTCATAGTTGAAAGAGAAGGAGATGGAGTTCCCTAAACCAAACAGCCATAGACATCATCTAAGGAACTACAGGCATATGCTAATAAGTGACCCATAACATCTAAAGTCATTGGCAGCCTTGTTTTTGTTATCCATAAGTGTTCTTCACTTTCATTGCCTTGTAGAGAATGAAACTACAGTATTCCAGCCTGTACAAAAATTGTTTTTACTGGAATTGCTTCCAGTTAAAAGAAACAGTAAATGATTATAAGTTGTGCagattttatttggttttgtaCGCTGATGAGAAAATAATTTACCACACTAGAGAAAAATGGTTTCTACTCATGAACTAATAGTTTTGCTATATAAAACTAGACCATGGTTGAAATATAGAAGCTTTTCTTTAAGACAAAGTAAAACAAATATTCAGCAGTTGATTTGCAGCAAGTACTTTATTTTACCCTTGGTTGTTGCGGGAAGTATTTATAACTTTTAAAATGGCCTGTAAAATAAAGATAGTTGCGAACGGAAACAGTTAAATGATACTCCAGATTGATATTCCAGCACAGTTGGTAGTTGGAGGCAGTTGTCGTAAGTATGCAGGCATGCCATATGAAAGGAATGATGTAGCACACTAGCCTCTTCTACAGTGGTGTAAAATGAAGTACTGCTTATGTAACAACGTTATGAGGGATCGCGTAATGGATTTACTGCTGTAGTAAAAACATTAATGACTGAAACAAATGTTTTATATTAATAACCTCCTCTGTCACAGGACTTTTATTTGTAAACAGCTCAGCATGGAAGCCTTGTTCAGTTTGAGCATCACAGGATTCTCAACATTCAAGATGTGCCTGATCTCTCTGGTCTCAAACAGAGCTAGTGTTGATTGGACGCACACAGCCCAGACCAGAGATGACTAAACTCACCTTTAGGTCCCTTTGAAATTGCTTTTTACCATGCACATCATGTTCCAATGTAGTATGTAAAGACAGGGAAACACCTGTAGTTTTCATTACTGCAGATCAACAATGATGAAATAAAAGTAGCTTGATTACAAGAATTGTAGCAATAAAAACCACAAGAAAAAGTATGTGGTTCCTTACATGCTACTAAATTATGTGAATTATGAATACCTTAAGTTCTAAAACTTTGATTTCAAAGGGTATTAAGCATACTTTCTTTGGATTTGCCCGTTAGCTGCATTCCTTGTGTATATGTGTCAGTTATGCATGTAGCAGTTTTCCCTCACCTTCAACACACAAATCACACCTGCCTTCAATAGTTTCCTTAGTCAGCTTCCCTGTGCATACTGTTTAATTGTTGGGGTTTGTTTCATTAAAGAAAACTTTTAAACCTATGTTTGCTCACAACGGAGGAACC from Lacerta agilis isolate rLacAgi1 chromosome 7, rLacAgi1.pri, whole genome shotgun sequence includes the following:
- the OSGIN2 gene encoding oxidative stress-induced growth inhibitor 2 isoform X2, encoding MAKMGRDLKCCMTSRNYCSPETEGHFLNSLVQYFGDSFGTNVKTMPLLEEATLPVDPPLSLPVVVIGNGPSGICLSYMLSGYRPYLSPATEHPNPILHNKLKEASHLSIVDQELEYLAEGLEGRSTNPVAVLFDTLLHPDADFGFNYPPVLDWKLEPEHYIPHMVLGKGPPGGAWHNMQGSMLTISFGDWMELPGYTFKDWTATKRRNIKCDRVLPEQIASYYKHYVKVMGLQKNFRENTYITSVSRLYREQDDEDESEVSEDVLPQHLQLEEQGGQTILIKRNWEIRGYQRAADGSHVPFCLFAENVVLATGTFDSPGRLQVEGEDFPFVLHSISEFGAAVDKGILCGKADPVLIIGGGLTAADAVLCAHNNNIPVIHAFRRRVTDPSLIFKQLPKKLYPEYHKVYHMMCTQSVTTDYNLHHAYTSFPEHRVLSFQPDMKCVLQSASGLKKILKFSVALVLIGSHPNLCFLKGQGQGIGHNPNEPITCKGNPIEIDPYTYECTKEPNLFAVGPLIGDNFVRFLKGGALGITRHLVTKQKHQLIVEREGDGVP
- the OSGIN2 gene encoding oxidative stress-induced growth inhibitor 2 isoform X1 — protein: MTVWCCRCSLAGHFRNYCSPETEGHFLNSLVQYFGDSFGTNVKTMPLLEEATLPVDPPLSLPVVVIGNGPSGICLSYMLSGYRPYLSPATEHPNPILHNKLKEASHLSIVDQELEYLAEGLEGRSTNPVAVLFDTLLHPDADFGFNYPPVLDWKLEPEHYIPHMVLGKGPPGGAWHNMQGSMLTISFGDWMELPGYTFKDWTATKRRNIKCDRVLPEQIASYYKHYVKVMGLQKNFRENTYITSVSRLYREQDDEDESEVSEDVLPQHLQLEEQGGQTILIKRNWEIRGYQRAADGSHVPFCLFAENVVLATGTFDSPGRLQVEGEDFPFVLHSISEFGAAVDKGILCGKADPVLIIGGGLTAADAVLCAHNNNIPVIHAFRRRVTDPSLIFKQLPKKLYPEYHKVYHMMCTQSVTTDYNLHHAYTSFPEHRVLSFQPDMKCVLQSASGLKKILKFSVALVLIGSHPNLCFLKGQGQGIGHNPNEPITCKGNPIEIDPYTYECTKEPNLFAVGPLIGDNFVRFLKGGALGITRHLVTKQKHQLIVEREGDGVP
- the OSGIN2 gene encoding oxidative stress-induced growth inhibitor 2 isoform X3 gives rise to the protein MPLLEEATLPVDPPLSLPVVVIGNGPSGICLSYMLSGYRPYLSPATEHPNPILHNKLKEASHLSIVDQELEYLAEGLEGRSTNPVAVLFDTLLHPDADFGFNYPPVLDWKLEPEHYIPHMVLGKGPPGGAWHNMQGSMLTISFGDWMELPGYTFKDWTATKRRNIKCDRVLPEQIASYYKHYVKVMGLQKNFRENTYITSVSRLYREQDDEDESEVSEDVLPQHLQLEEQGGQTILIKRNWEIRGYQRAADGSHVPFCLFAENVVLATGTFDSPGRLQVEGEDFPFVLHSISEFGAAVDKGILCGKADPVLIIGGGLTAADAVLCAHNNNIPVIHAFRRRVTDPSLIFKQLPKKLYPEYHKVYHMMCTQSVTTDYNLHHAYTSFPEHRVLSFQPDMKCVLQSASGLKKILKFSVALVLIGSHPNLCFLKGQGQGIGHNPNEPITCKGNPIEIDPYTYECTKEPNLFAVGPLIGDNFVRFLKGGALGITRHLVTKQKHQLIVEREGDGVP